Proteins found in one Pontibacter sp. SGAir0037 genomic segment:
- the pstB gene encoding phosphate ABC transporter ATP-binding protein PstB yields the protein MKEKTYKLEAKDLNAYYGNFHALKNINLAMEEKAVTAFIGPSGCGKSTFLRTLNRMNDYVDGFRVEGDILLDGRDIYDKKVRVDELRKEVGMVFQKPNPFPKSIFENVIYGLKIQGIKNKAVLNDVCEKSLRQAALWDEVKDKLDKSALALSGGQQQRLCIARALAIQPTVLLMDEPASALDPISTSKIEELIYDLKKDYTIVIVTHNMQQAGRVSDHTAFFYMGELVEYAKTKTLFTSPKNERTQNYITGRFG from the coding sequence ATGAAAGAGAAAACATATAAGCTGGAAGCAAAAGATTTAAATGCCTACTATGGCAACTTCCATGCACTTAAAAATATAAACCTGGCAATGGAAGAAAAGGCTGTTACAGCCTTTATTGGTCCCTCAGGCTGTGGTAAATCTACTTTCCTGCGCACGCTCAACCGTATGAACGACTACGTGGACGGCTTTAGAGTAGAAGGCGACATTCTGCTCGATGGACGGGACATCTACGATAAGAAAGTACGGGTAGATGAACTTCGCAAAGAGGTAGGGATGGTTTTTCAGAAGCCGAACCCTTTCCCGAAAAGCATTTTTGAGAATGTGATATATGGCCTTAAAATACAAGGCATTAAAAACAAAGCCGTTCTGAACGACGTTTGTGAAAAGTCGCTGCGGCAGGCGGCTCTCTGGGATGAGGTAAAGGACAAGCTGGATAAATCTGCCCTGGCTCTTTCAGGGGGGCAGCAACAGCGGCTTTGCATTGCACGTGCCCTGGCCATTCAGCCAACAGTGCTATTGATGGACGAACCAGCTTCTGCCCTCGACCCGATCTCTACTTCTAAAATTGAGGAGCTTATCTACGATCTCAAAAAGGACTACACTATTGTTATTGTTACTCACAACATGCAGCAGGCGGGTCGTGTTAGCGATCATACGGCTTTTTTCTACATGGGCGAGTTAGTGGAATATGCTAAAACCAAAACGCTGTTTACAAGCCCGAAAAACGAGCGGACTCAGAACTACATTACAGGCCGTTTCGGGTAA
- a CDS encoding geranylgeranylglycerol-phosphate geranylgeranyltransferase: protein MKEFLNLIRFPNLILIVLSQALAQACLLVPGIEFGKVLEPGFLGLTLSTVLVAAAGYIINDYYDIKIDAINKPERVVVGKTIRRRPAMFAHVILSFVGVAIGVLLYIPIGLINMGAALLLWGYSARFKKMLLIGNVVIALLSSSMLLVVAVYAHVLNNITIGYAIFAGIISLIREIIKDTEDIKGDASFDCRTLPIVVGLHKTKLFLYPIIAIFQLFVFIVVFHERTNLLFDIYMLIAVLGPSIWMVVKLARADRKRDFTYLSNLGKVIMLTGILSMLLIG from the coding sequence GTGAAAGAATTTCTTAACCTTATCCGGTTTCCAAACCTTATACTTATTGTTTTAAGTCAGGCGCTGGCGCAGGCTTGCCTATTGGTGCCCGGTATAGAATTCGGCAAAGTGTTAGAGCCCGGCTTTCTTGGCCTTACCCTCTCTACTGTTTTAGTGGCTGCAGCGGGCTACATCATCAACGATTATTATGACATTAAGATTGATGCCATTAATAAGCCCGAACGTGTGGTGGTGGGCAAAACCATTCGGCGCCGCCCGGCCATGTTTGCTCACGTCATCCTTTCTTTTGTTGGCGTAGCTATAGGCGTACTGCTGTACATACCGATAGGGCTTATCAACATGGGAGCCGCGTTACTGTTGTGGGGCTATTCGGCCCGCTTTAAGAAAATGCTGCTGATCGGAAATGTGGTTATAGCCCTCCTATCTTCTTCTATGTTATTGGTTGTGGCTGTGTATGCTCATGTGCTGAATAATATAACTATAGGTTACGCCATTTTTGCCGGTATCATCTCCCTAATCAGAGAAATAATCAAAGACACAGAAGACATAAAAGGCGATGCTTCCTTCGACTGCCGCACTTTACCTATTGTTGTCGGCTTACATAAAACCAAACTTTTTCTTTACCCGATCATAGCTATTTTTCAGCTGTTCGTTTTTATTGTAGTGTTTCATGAAAGAACAAATTTACTGTTCGACATCTACATGCTGATCGCCGTGCTTGGCCCTAGTATCTGGATGGTTGTAAAGCTGGCAAGGGCAGACCGCAAGCGCGATTTCACTTATTTGAGCAACTTAGGAAAAGTAATTATGCTCACAGGAATCCTTTCGATGCTGCTGATCGGATAG
- the iscX gene encoding Fe-S cluster assembly protein IscX, producing the protein MSKNYEPPMHWGDYEDIAMALYEKFGDEFTESKIYRIRFTELLEWVLSLPNFEGTKEESNEGHLEQIQAAWVYEWRDNQD; encoded by the coding sequence ATGAGCAAGAATTACGAACCTCCTATGCATTGGGGCGACTATGAAGACATAGCGATGGCACTTTATGAAAAGTTCGGTGATGAATTCACAGAGTCTAAAATTTACCGTATCCGCTTTACAGAGCTGCTGGAGTGGGTATTATCCCTTCCGAATTTCGAGGGCACAAAAGAAGAATCCAACGAAGGCCATCTGGAGCAGATACAGGCGGCATGGGTGTACGAATGGCGTGATAATCAGGATTAA
- a CDS encoding 2Fe-2S iron-sulfur cluster-binding protein, with product MKVVNITFKFVDGQPDQTLPAVEGESVLDVALNNNIKLQHNCGGVCGCSTCHVYIEAGMDDLPEITDKEEDYIDRAVDPRINSRLGCQCVVQGNEDIVVTIPEQDFLGH from the coding sequence ATGAAAGTTGTAAATATAACATTTAAGTTTGTTGATGGTCAGCCCGACCAGACGCTACCTGCCGTAGAGGGAGAATCGGTACTGGATGTGGCACTAAACAACAACATTAAACTTCAGCATAACTGTGGTGGTGTGTGCGGTTGCAGCACCTGCCATGTATACATAGAAGCAGGAATGGACGATCTGCCTGAAATCACTGATAAGGAAGAAGACTATATTGATCGCGCGGTAGATCCACGAATCAACTCGAGGTTAGGCTGCCAGTGCGTTGTTCAGGGGAACGAAGACATTGTAGTAACCATACCAGAACAAGATTTCTTAGGCCATTAA
- a CDS encoding cold-shock protein: MKTGKVKFFIESKGFGFITEDGTNEDFFVHVTGLNGLQIQQHDRVTFDTQEGKKGINAVNVQRI, translated from the coding sequence ATGAAAACAGGAAAAGTAAAGTTTTTTATTGAGTCTAAAGGTTTTGGCTTTATTACTGAGGACGGAACTAATGAGGATTTTTTTGTTCATGTTACCGGCTTAAATGGTCTGCAGATTCAGCAACACGACCGTGTTACATTTGACACTCAGGAAGGGAAGAAGGGAATCAACGCTGTTAACGTACAACGAATCTGA
- a CDS encoding Rossmann-like and DUF2520 domain-containing protein: MKIALVGAGNVAGHLAKALEKMGHEVAAVYSRTRSHSEDLAHQLANATATESLNFLSYDLDLAVIAVSDTAIASVAKQLEVKPGTIVCHTSGSQPLAILAAVAGARTGVLYPLQTFSRSKAVDFSQTPILIEAEDEATLQQLQQLAKTLSPIVHQVSSLLRKHLHLSAVFACNFTNHLLGISRELLSEANLPIELLHPLIQETIAKAMQQDPFQVQTGPAVRHDQNVIEEHLAMLHHHPAYKELYLKLTQSIQAKHSAANSSKIL; encoded by the coding sequence ATGAAAATTGCCTTAGTTGGTGCTGGTAATGTGGCCGGCCACCTTGCGAAAGCACTTGAGAAGATGGGCCATGAGGTGGCGGCGGTATACAGCCGCACCCGATCCCATAGCGAAGATCTGGCGCACCAGCTTGCCAACGCCACTGCTACGGAGAGCTTAAACTTTTTATCCTACGATCTGGACCTAGCTGTAATTGCCGTATCTGATACAGCAATTGCCAGTGTTGCTAAACAGCTGGAGGTAAAACCCGGAACCATTGTCTGTCATACATCAGGCTCACAACCTTTAGCTATACTAGCAGCTGTAGCAGGAGCTCGCACGGGGGTTTTATACCCATTGCAAACCTTCTCCAGAAGCAAAGCAGTTGATTTTTCACAAACCCCTATCCTGATAGAGGCTGAAGACGAAGCAACTTTACAGCAACTGCAGCAACTGGCAAAAACCCTTTCCCCCATTGTGCACCAGGTATCTTCCCTGTTAAGAAAGCACCTGCACCTGTCAGCTGTCTTTGCCTGTAATTTTACCAACCACCTGTTGGGCATCAGCAGAGAATTGCTTTCAGAAGCGAACTTACCAATTGAGCTATTGCACCCACTCATCCAGGAAACTATTGCCAAAGCTATGCAGCAAGATCCTTTTCAGGTACAGACGGGCCCTGCAGTTCGCCACGACCAGAATGTAATAGAAGAACACCTCGCCATGCTGCACCACCACCCGGCGTATAAAGAGCTATACCTGAAATTAACCCAAAGCATACAGGCTAAACATTCTGCTGCAAACAGCAGTAAAATCCTGTGA
- the ccsA gene encoding cytochrome c biogenesis protein CcsA: MKNNWWKILTVLLLLFTVVAGMLADVPRLPILNETVRNLFFHVPMWFGMILILLISVVYSIKYLRNPTIQNDVIAFEAAKVGILFGVLGIVTGMEWARFTWGEFWSNDPKQNGAAIGLLIYFAYMVLRSSFAEQQQRARISAVYNIFAFAALIPLLFILPRLTDSLHPGNGGNPGFNAYDLDNRLRLVFYPAVIGWTLLGIWIVNVKSRLEILRQRLYESN, from the coding sequence ATGAAAAATAACTGGTGGAAAATACTAACGGTACTCCTGCTGTTATTCACAGTAGTGGCAGGTATGTTAGCAGATGTTCCACGACTACCTATCCTAAACGAAACTGTTCGCAATCTTTTCTTCCACGTACCGATGTGGTTTGGCATGATCCTGATCCTGCTTATTTCGGTGGTGTACTCAATTAAATACCTGCGCAACCCAACCATCCAAAACGATGTGATTGCTTTTGAAGCTGCAAAAGTGGGCATATTGTTTGGCGTATTAGGTATTGTAACGGGCATGGAATGGGCTCGCTTTACCTGGGGGGAGTTCTGGAGCAACGATCCGAAGCAGAACGGAGCAGCAATAGGCCTTCTCATTTACTTTGCTTACATGGTGCTGCGCAGTTCGTTTGCAGAGCAACAGCAGCGGGCACGCATTAGTGCAGTATATAATATATTTGCCTTTGCAGCGCTTATCCCATTGCTGTTCATACTTCCCCGCTTAACAGATTCGTTGCACCCTGGCAATGGAGGCAATCCCGGCTTTAACGCATACGACCTCGACAACCGCCTGCGCCTGGTGTTTTATCCTGCTGTGATAGGCTGGACACTGCTGGGTATCTGGATTGTAAATGTGAAATCAAGATTAGAAATACTGAGACAACGCTTATATGAAAGTAATTAG
- a CDS encoding cytochrome c maturation protein CcmE has protein sequence MKKSHIIGIVVIAVAIMIIMTTAGDASTYVSFGEAIERAQDGNSTKVHVVGRLKKDAKGHIVGMQYDPLIDPNYFAFTLVDTNRFEQQVVYYNPKPQDFERSEQVVITGNMQNNVFVADKILLKCPSKYVEKEVTASL, from the coding sequence ATGAAAAAGTCACACATTATCGGGATAGTTGTTATCGCAGTAGCTATCATGATTATTATGACAACTGCCGGCGACGCCAGTACTTATGTTTCTTTCGGAGAGGCTATTGAACGTGCCCAGGACGGCAACTCTACGAAGGTGCACGTGGTGGGCCGCCTGAAGAAAGATGCAAAAGGCCATATTGTAGGTATGCAGTACGACCCATTGATAGACCCTAACTATTTTGCTTTTACGCTTGTAGATACCAACCGTTTTGAGCAGCAGGTGGTGTATTATAACCCAAAACCACAGGACTTTGAGCGTTCGGAGCAGGTGGTTATAACGGGCAACATGCAAAACAACGTGTTTGTGGCCGACAAAATCTTGCTGAAGTGCCCATCCAAGTATGTGGAGAAAGAAGTAACAGCAAGCCTTTAA
- the ccsA gene encoding cytochrome c biogenesis protein CcsA gives MINTLIGDLGHLSVIVAFVAAIVASYAYFMASRQSVQESGDTSWRTMARGAFYVHGVAVIAVVFILFNIIYEHRYEYYYAWSHSSNHLPVYYMISCFWEGQEGSFLLWIFWHVALGITLINFGKKNKVWEAPVMATFSFVQIFLTSMILGVVIGNFKLGSSPFILMRDFMTDAPVFAMDPNFVPQDGTGLNPLLQNYWMVIHPPTLFLGFAATLVPFAFAIAGLWKGKFTEWIRPALPWSHFAAVVLGVGIMMGAYWAYETLNFGGYWNWDPVENAVYIPWLVLVGAIHVMIAYRRSKQGLTASFILVITSFLLILYATFLTRSGILGNASVHSFTDLGLSGQLFTYLAAFTVLAIGLLVYRWKEIPSTEKELSTYSAEFWVFIGAVVLCLAAFQVLFTTSIPVYNSFLGFIGIETNAALPADQIAHYTKFQLWAGVLIAILTGVGQLLWWKKANKNSFKDAITMPLMLTLLFSALVIILSNKFDILPFKLDNPVYITLFVTSLFAVFANLSIILGLLQKKITLSGGAVSHIGIAMMLIGILFSSGYSNIISQNASGLLYSREFSDEINRDNVLLWRNTPVQMDKYQVSFRGQFQEVIGVPGYVNKELLFPTADEYKAIARGDIKVKDKLYFKTGDTLNLLSPENTFYEVAYKNDEEEFVLYPRAQANPNMGLLASPDIKHFASKDLYTHISTIPDPSEEKDWGELKEYDVKAGDTLIINDYVAVFNGIERIQQVPGVQLAGEDVAVQADFKIMGERKNYHAHPVLMIKDQMMGRIPEVVEDLGIRLIFMNIDTEKNQFKIGVNVTQKDYIILKAMEKPFVNILWIGTIVMSIGFVMAIVRRNQEGNSGEGKAKAKSKKEKEVQVA, from the coding sequence ATGATTAATACGCTGATCGGAGACCTGGGGCATCTGAGTGTGATTGTAGCCTTTGTAGCAGCCATTGTGGCCTCCTATGCTTATTTTATGGCATCGCGCCAATCTGTGCAGGAAAGCGGCGACACCTCCTGGCGCACCATGGCTCGCGGTGCTTTTTATGTGCATGGTGTGGCTGTTATAGCCGTAGTGTTTATTCTTTTCAATATTATTTACGAGCACCGCTACGAGTACTACTACGCCTGGAGCCACTCTTCAAATCACCTGCCTGTTTATTACATGATTTCCTGCTTCTGGGAAGGCCAGGAAGGATCGTTCCTGTTGTGGATATTCTGGCATGTAGCCTTGGGAATAACTCTGATTAACTTCGGGAAGAAAAACAAAGTTTGGGAAGCACCTGTGATGGCGACTTTCTCTTTTGTACAGATCTTCCTTACCTCCATGATTCTGGGTGTGGTAATCGGCAACTTCAAGCTTGGCTCATCACCCTTTATCCTGATGCGCGACTTCATGACAGATGCACCTGTATTTGCCATGGATCCTAACTTTGTACCACAGGATGGCACCGGCCTGAACCCGCTCTTACAAAACTATTGGATGGTGATTCACCCTCCTACTCTTTTCCTGGGTTTTGCCGCTACTTTAGTACCGTTTGCCTTCGCCATTGCCGGGCTCTGGAAAGGTAAGTTTACCGAATGGATTCGTCCGGCTTTACCCTGGTCTCATTTTGCAGCGGTGGTGCTGGGTGTAGGTATTATGATGGGTGCTTACTGGGCCTATGAAACATTGAACTTTGGTGGCTACTGGAACTGGGACCCGGTGGAAAACGCCGTATACATTCCGTGGCTCGTGCTGGTTGGCGCAATTCACGTTATGATCGCCTACCGCAGAAGCAAACAAGGCCTCACAGCTTCCTTTATCCTAGTAATTACCTCTTTTCTGCTGATACTGTACGCCACTTTCTTAACACGTAGTGGTATTTTAGGAAATGCTTCTGTTCACTCTTTCACAGATTTAGGCCTATCAGGTCAGTTGTTCACTTACCTGGCAGCCTTTACAGTACTTGCTATAGGGCTGCTGGTATACCGCTGGAAAGAAATCCCTTCTACAGAAAAAGAGCTTTCGACGTACAGTGCCGAATTCTGGGTATTTATTGGGGCTGTAGTACTCTGCCTGGCTGCGTTCCAGGTATTATTCACAACCTCTATTCCGGTATATAACTCTTTTCTGGGCTTTATCGGAATAGAAACCAACGCAGCCTTACCAGCCGATCAGATTGCGCATTATACTAAATTCCAATTATGGGCAGGTGTGCTGATAGCCATCTTAACAGGCGTAGGCCAGTTGCTTTGGTGGAAAAAGGCGAACAAGAACAGCTTTAAAGATGCGATTACTATGCCGCTGATGCTAACGCTGTTATTTTCGGCATTGGTTATTATCCTTTCTAATAAGTTCGACATACTGCCATTTAAACTGGATAACCCGGTATACATAACCCTGTTTGTAACTTCTCTTTTTGCTGTATTTGCAAACCTGAGCATTATACTGGGACTGTTGCAGAAAAAAATCACTTTATCTGGTGGTGCTGTATCACATATAGGCATTGCCATGATGCTGATCGGTATTCTGTTCTCTTCTGGTTATTCTAACATTATTTCGCAAAACGCTTCAGGTCTGCTTTATTCAAGAGAGTTTTCCGATGAAATCAACCGTGATAATGTGTTGCTTTGGAGAAATACACCTGTACAGATGGATAAGTACCAGGTTAGCTTCAGAGGCCAGTTTCAGGAAGTAATTGGTGTGCCAGGCTATGTAAACAAAGAATTACTTTTCCCGACAGCCGATGAATATAAAGCTATTGCTCGCGGAGACATCAAGGTAAAAGATAAACTTTATTTCAAGACAGGTGACACATTAAACCTGCTTTCTCCGGAAAATACATTTTATGAAGTAGCGTATAAAAATGATGAAGAGGAGTTCGTGCTGTATCCGAGGGCACAGGCTAACCCGAATATGGGCTTATTAGCGTCTCCGGACATTAAGCATTTTGCTTCAAAAGACCTTTACACGCACATCTCTACCATTCCTGATCCTAGCGAAGAGAAAGATTGGGGAGAGCTGAAAGAGTATGATGTTAAAGCCGGCGACACGCTGATCATTAATGATTATGTGGCTGTATTCAATGGCATTGAACGTATCCAGCAGGTGCCAGGCGTGCAGTTAGCAGGAGAAGATGTAGCAGTGCAAGCCGACTTCAAGATTATGGGCGAGCGTAAAAATTACCACGCGCACCCAGTCCTGATGATCAAAGACCAGATGATGGGGCGCATCCCGGAAGTGGTGGAAGACCTCGGCATCCGCCTTATCTTCATGAACATCGACACTGAAAAGAACCAGTTCAAGATCGGAGTAAATGTGACACAGAAAGACTACATTATTCTGAAAGCAATGGAAAAGCCTTTCGTGAACATCCTCTGGATCGGCACCATTGTTATGTCTATCGGCTTTGTAATGGCTATTGTGCGTCGTAACCAGGAAGGGAATTCCGGTGAAGGCAAAGCAAAGGCAAAATCTAAAAAAGAAAAAGAAGTTCAGGTAGCCTAA
- the phoU gene encoding phosphate signaling complex protein PhoU — protein MSHIDIELEKIKSKLMEMWDLVDYQVQSSQEALATINHELAEKIINLGKKVNKYDIKVDRLCENVFALFTPVAVDLRTLLATLKINANLERIGDSSEGIGYYVKKLSAPINQHLLTATKTGEMFQAAVAMLAECRTAYLNGDTELAKQVIKRDKALNKIYHKSDSLIAKYIKDNPDKIQEGLVLLSIIKKIERIGDQATNIAEEIIFYRDAKVVKHKKKKKKKDKDE, from the coding sequence ATGTCTCATATAGATATAGAATTAGAGAAAATAAAATCGAAGCTGATGGAGATGTGGGACCTGGTTGACTACCAGGTACAGAGCAGCCAGGAAGCACTGGCCACCATTAATCATGAACTGGCCGAGAAGATCATAAACCTGGGCAAAAAGGTAAATAAATACGATATAAAAGTAGACCGCCTTTGCGAAAACGTATTTGCCCTGTTTACACCCGTAGCAGTTGATCTGCGTACACTGCTGGCTACTCTCAAGATAAATGCTAATCTGGAGCGCATTGGCGATTCTTCGGAAGGCATCGGGTATTACGTTAAAAAGTTATCAGCGCCCATTAACCAGCATTTGCTAACTGCTACCAAAACAGGAGAAATGTTTCAGGCAGCCGTCGCCATGCTGGCAGAATGCCGCACTGCTTATTTAAATGGAGATACAGAACTGGCAAAGCAGGTCATCAAACGAGATAAAGCCCTCAACAAAATTTATCACAAATCGGATAGCCTGATTGCAAAGTATATAAAAGACAATCCTGATAAAATACAGGAGGGCCTGGTTCTGCTTTCCATCATCAAAAAGATTGAGCGCATCGGCGACCAAGCCACCAATATCGCTGAAGAAATTATTTTTTACCGCGATGCCAAAGTGGTGAAGCACAAAAAGAAGAAAAAGAAGAAAGATAAAGACGAGTAG
- a CDS encoding CcmD family protein, with translation MKVIRILALCCFMLTAAMGLQTAQAQTPQSQTTAVAPEVEMADLLRQDGKIYVVIAVILTVLAGLIFYLISIDRKVGKLEKQLKEELVNR, from the coding sequence ATGAAAGTAATTAGAATTCTTGCCCTGTGCTGCTTTATGTTAACGGCTGCCATGGGCTTACAAACCGCTCAGGCACAAACACCTCAATCTCAAACAACTGCTGTTGCTCCCGAAGTGGAAATGGCTGACCTTCTACGCCAGGACGGTAAAATTTATGTAGTAATAGCCGTGATACTGACCGTACTGGCCGGCCTTATTTTTTACCTGATCTCTATTGACAGGAAAGTGGGCAAGCTGGAAAAGCAGCTTAAAGAAGAGTTGGTAAATCGCTAA
- a CDS encoding glycosyltransferase, producing MNIFVIPSWYPSYDYPLNGVFIKEQAIGICASNASINIGISLWGQKDKRYLLWAGEPLTSVKKLGTSPLKPGKHALLPNLVEYTKPAFTWTRKVAKGNIKAIIQANLYNIEAFKSDFGAVDLIQAHIGYPGGYIALELSRRLHIPYVLTEHMEPFPSPYYVNKQGQLQAFFKQAYSEAATVIAVGQTLAATIHSLGIPHIQVLPNFVEETFFKPHAAIKHTDRAFTFFTLGSIEPEKGIDQLLYAVQALPKESKALFRIGGTGTHLQTYKTLTSQLGISDKVHWLGEISRKAALAEYQQCDVFVLPSQHESMGIVYAEAIACGKPIISTRCGGPESIVTAQNGILVDKNNPLQLADAMQYMMRHIDDYDPSIIRKDFLARFSKQAVIPRLLRVYENAIATYKPYTT from the coding sequence ATGAATATATTTGTCATACCTTCCTGGTATCCTTCGTATGATTACCCGCTAAACGGAGTTTTTATCAAAGAACAGGCTATAGGAATATGTGCTTCAAATGCTTCTATAAATATAGGTATAAGCCTGTGGGGGCAGAAGGATAAACGGTACCTGCTCTGGGCAGGTGAACCGCTTACGTCTGTTAAAAAATTAGGTACCTCTCCACTCAAACCAGGCAAACACGCCCTGCTCCCTAACCTGGTCGAGTATACAAAACCTGCTTTTACCTGGACCAGAAAGGTAGCGAAAGGCAATATAAAGGCAATAATTCAAGCAAATCTATACAACATAGAGGCATTCAAAAGTGATTTCGGTGCTGTAGACCTTATACAAGCACATATTGGTTATCCTGGTGGTTATATAGCCCTGGAACTCTCACGCAGGCTTCATATTCCTTATGTACTTACCGAGCATATGGAGCCTTTCCCAAGCCCATACTATGTAAACAAGCAGGGACAGCTACAGGCTTTTTTTAAACAGGCTTACTCAGAAGCAGCTACTGTTATAGCTGTAGGTCAGACACTTGCGGCTACTATACATAGCTTGGGCATACCTCACATACAGGTACTTCCTAATTTTGTAGAGGAAACATTTTTTAAACCCCATGCAGCTATTAAACATACTGATCGTGCTTTTACTTTTTTCACGCTTGGTTCCATAGAACCTGAAAAGGGAATAGACCAACTGCTTTATGCAGTACAGGCCTTACCCAAAGAAAGCAAGGCACTGTTCAGGATCGGAGGTACAGGCACCCATCTGCAAACGTACAAAACTCTGACATCTCAACTTGGTATAAGCGACAAGGTGCATTGGCTGGGAGAAATTTCAAGAAAAGCTGCTTTGGCAGAATACCAACAATGCGATGTATTTGTGCTCCCAAGCCAGCATGAATCGATGGGAATAGTGTATGCAGAGGCAATAGCCTGCGGTAAACCTATCATCTCTACCAGATGCGGAGGGCCTGAAAGTATCGTAACAGCACAAAATGGAATACTGGTAGATAAAAACAATCCACTACAACTGGCAGATGCCATGCAATACATGATGCGGCACATAGATGATTATGATCCAAGTATAATCAGAAAGGATTTTCTGGCCAGGTTTTCTAAACAGGCCGTTATTCCTCGCTTACTGCGTGTATATGAGAACGCAATAGCTACATATAAACCTTACACTACATGA
- a CDS encoding HAD family hydrolase — MSITQPDLTRINTFIFDVDGVLTDGALYVFADGEKVRAFNIKDGFAMKHALRQGYRVAIISGKNEPGVRVRLEELGIEDIYLGAEDKVDVFEDYIYLQGIHPATVAYMGDDMPDLEVMQRCGVRACPADAADDIREISTFISTKGGGKGAARELIEKIMKEQDTW; from the coding sequence ATGTCTATTACACAACCAGATTTAACCAGGATTAACACTTTTATTTTTGATGTTGATGGCGTGCTAACCGACGGGGCGTTGTATGTTTTTGCCGATGGAGAAAAGGTACGCGCCTTTAATATAAAAGATGGCTTTGCCATGAAACATGCCTTAAGGCAAGGGTACAGAGTAGCTATTATCTCAGGTAAAAATGAGCCAGGAGTAAGAGTAAGGCTGGAAGAACTGGGAATAGAAGATATCTACTTAGGAGCCGAAGACAAAGTAGATGTCTTTGAAGATTATATTTACTTGCAAGGAATACATCCTGCCACAGTGGCTTACATGGGAGATGACATGCCCGACCTGGAGGTTATGCAACGATGTGGTGTGCGGGCCTGTCCGGCAGACGCTGCAGACGATATAAGAGAAATCAGCACTTTTATCTCGACCAAAGGCGGCGGCAAAGGGGCAGCACGCGAATTGATCGAAAAAATTATGAAAGAACAGGATACTTGGTAA
- a CDS encoding heme exporter protein CcmB, producing MQKDFVLEWRQKYAFNGMLLYVSSTVFVCFLSFGLRQFNPRTDVPVWNALFWIILLFTSVNAIAKSFMQENRGRLLYFYSIASPQGIILAKILYNACLMLVLALICFVVYALVLGNLVQDIPMFLLSILLGAIGFATSLTMIAGIASKAANSSTLMAVLSFPVITPMLLMLIKMSKNAIDGLDRSASFDELLTLLAINMIVVTVSYILFPYLWRT from the coding sequence ATGCAGAAGGATTTTGTGCTGGAGTGGCGGCAGAAGTATGCTTTTAACGGTATGCTGCTGTATGTGAGCAGCACTGTTTTTGTCTGCTTTCTGAGTTTTGGACTACGCCAGTTCAATCCCAGAACTGATGTGCCCGTCTGGAATGCGCTGTTCTGGATTATCCTGCTTTTTACCTCTGTAAATGCCATTGCCAAAAGCTTTATGCAGGAGAACCGGGGCAGGCTGCTTTACTTCTACTCAATTGCCAGCCCACAGGGCATTATTCTGGCCAAGATTCTGTACAATGCCTGCCTGATGCTGGTGCTTGCACTCATTTGTTTTGTGGTGTATGCGCTGGTGCTGGGAAACCTGGTACAGGATATCCCCATGTTCCTGCTCAGCATTCTGCTAGGTGCCATAGGCTTTGCTACCTCTTTAACCATGATTGCAGGCATCGCCTCCAAAGCTGCTAACAGCAGCACACTCATGGCAGTACTTAGCTTTCCGGTAATCACGCCTATGCTGCTCATGCTAATAAAAATGTCTAAAAACGCCATAGACGGATTAGACCGTAGCGCAAGTTTCGACGAACTACTTACCCTGCTTGCCATAAACATGATCGTTGTCACTGTATCTTATATCTTATTCCCGTACCTTTGGCGAACATAA